A part of Acropora palmata chromosome 8, jaAcrPala1.3, whole genome shotgun sequence genomic DNA contains:
- the LOC141890463 gene encoding uncharacterized protein LOC141890463 yields the protein MLFRVKVARPLPADRNRPDVLNKRVDYATWFMNYAVVRHCVFVDECGYNIWTARSHGRARQGERAYRQVCGQRGRNLTVTMAISPINGLVFSSAFVGGMNAARFDNFPTQARTNLDPEESVIFVYDGAPAHRNPTVPAPNTEFKMLPPYSPFLNIVEQAISCLKAAIKADISRPEIQRRMDDRDEARVRGIPLGEFRTQQLHEALHRNIDTITAAKSAQ from the coding sequence ATGCTGTTTCGAGTAAAAGTGGCAAGGCCCCTCCCTGCTGACAGAAACAGACCTGATGTGCTGAACAAGAGAGTCGATTACGCGACATGGTTTATGAACTATGCCGTAGTGCGACACTGTGTGTTTGTAGACGAATGCGGCTACAACATCTGGACGGCCAGAAGTCACGGTAGAGCGCGGCAAGGAGAGAGAGCCTATCGCCAAGTTTGCGGCCAGCGAGGAAGAAACTTGACTGTGACAATGGCAATATCGCCTATCAATGGACTTGTGTTTTCCTCCGCTTTTGTTGGCGGAATGAATGCAGCGCGTTTCGATAATTTCCCGACACAGGCAAGGACAAATCTGGATCCAGAAGAGTCCGTTATCTTTGTATATGACGGAGCACCGGCCCACCGAAACCCTACCGTTCCCGCCCCAAACACGGAGTTTAAAATGCTTCCTCCCTATAGTCCTTTTTTAAACATCGTGGAGCAGGCAATTAGTTGTCTGAAAGCAGCAATTAAGGCCGACATCTCTCGTCCTGAAATCCAAAGACGTATGGATGACAGAGATGAAGCCAGAGTCCGAGGAATTCCACTAGGGGAGTTTCGAACACAGCAACTACATGAGGCTCTCCACAGaaatattgacacaattacagCAGCTAAAAGTGCGCAATGA